CCTCAGAATGCTTGGAGAGAAAGGGAGCGTCGAATCAGTCTACATGGAAAAACGGGTTTTTGAACCTGCAGAGGACTTCGTGAAGCATGCCAACATAAACTCCGAAGAAGACTATTTCAAGATGTACCAGCGATCCATCGAGGATCCTCATGGGTTCTGGGGGGAGATGGCGGAAAAATTCATCGACTGGTTCAAAAAGTGGGACGGACCCGTCGAAGAATTCAGTTTCGAGGATGATATTTTCATCCGGTATTTTGCCGGCGGGAAACTGAACGTCACTTACAACTGCCTGGATCGTCACCTGAAAACCTGGAGAAAAAACAAGGCCGCACTTATCTTTCAAGGGGAACCCCTGGAAGAATCACGGACCCTCACCTACAAGCAACTCCACCGGGAAGTCTGCAAATTCGCCAACGTACTCAAAAAGCTGGGGGTCAAGAAAGGGGACCGTGTAGCGATCTACCTTCCCATGATCCTGGAACTGCCCGTCGCCATGCTGGCCTGCGCCAGGATCGGTGCCGTGCACAGCATCGTTTTCGGAGGCTTCAGCCCGGACGCCCTCAGGGACCGCATCCTGGACTGCGGCGCCGAAACCCTCGTGACCTCGAACTGGTATTGGCGGGCCGGCAGAACCATACCCGCCAAGGCCAACGCCGATACGGCCCTGGAGGGATGCCCAGGTATCAAGCGATGCATCGTTGTCAACCGGATCGACAAGGAAACCCCCATGAAGGAGGGCCGGGACCTGTGGTGGCACGAATTGATGGCCGAGGCCTCCCCCTATTGCGAACCTGAATGGATGGACGCGGAAGATCCCCTCTTCATCCTCTACACCAGCGGGAGCACCGGCAAGCCAAAAGGGGTCCTCCACACCACGGCCGGGTATCTTCTCTACACCATGGTGACCTTGAAATACTGCTTCGACCTCAAGGATGAAGATGTCTGGTGGTGCACGGCCGACATCGGTTGGGTCACGGGCCACAGCTACATCGTCTATGGGCCCCTGGGGCTCGGCGCCACATCGATCGTTTTTGAGAGCGTACCCAACTATCCCGAACCCGACCGCTTCTGGGAAGTTGTCGAAAGATACGGCGTCAATATCTTCTACACTGCCCCTACCGCCATCCGGGCCTGCATGAAGAACGGCGACCAATGGCCCAACAGGAGAGACCTAAGCAGCCTCCGCCTCCTCGGAAGCGTGGGGGAACCCATCAACCCGGAAGCCTGGATGTGGTACTACAGTGTGATCGGAAAGGAGAGATGTCCCATCGTGGATACCTGGTGGCAGACAGAAACGGGCGGTTTCATGATCGCCTCCATCCCCGGAGCCTTCAAGATGAAACCGGGGTCTGCCTCCAGACCATTCTTCGGGGTCCAGCCCGTGATACTTCGGGCCGACGGCACCGAGGCGGAGGTAAACGAGGGAGGGCATCTTTACATCCGAAGGGCCTGGCCGGGAATGATGCGGACGGTTTACGGAAACCCTGAACGTTTCAAGGAACAATACTTCGTGCAGACCCCCGGGCTTTACTTCTCAGGGGACGGGGCCAGGAAGGACGAAGACGGATTTTACTGGATCATGGGCCGGGTGGATGACGTCATCAACGTATCGGGGCACCGCCTGGGAACCGCGGAGATAGAGAGCGCCCTGGTGGCCCATGAAGCCATCGCCGAGGCGGCCGTAGTCGGATTTCCCCACGAGCTCAAGGGCCAGGGTATCTATGTCTTCGTGACCCTGAAGGACGGCTTTAAACCGTCGGAAGAATTGAAGAAGGCCCTTGTTGCCCATATTCGGAGCGAGATCGGGCCCATCGCCTCTCCGGACAAGCTCCAGTTCGCCCCTGGCCTTCCCAAGACCCGAAGCGGGAAGATCATGCGCAGGATCCTGAGAAAGATCGCCGAAGGTGCGGTCCACGAACTGGGTGACACCTCCACCCTTGCTGAGCCTGAAGTAGTGGACAAGCTGGTGGAGGGGAGACTCTGATCGCCTCGGTGGGGGAACCCTGGCAAACGGGCATCCCACGGATCAGGGGGGAGCCTGGCTTGGACGAAACGGATCGCGAATGGGGCCTCGCCCTTACAACTTGAAGCTAGATACCATGCAGGGGAAAGATTTCTTTACGGATATAGGCGACGACCCTGCGGGCCTCTTCAAAGGCCCTTTCCTTGGCCTCGCCTTGGACGAGGAAAGGCCGGTCGTACAGGCTGCCCACTTCGCTTTCGGGACCGAACATCATGCCCCCCACCAGCCCGGAAAACTCGTCCACGGGTTCTACGTTGTTCAACAACCCCCAAGCCAATGTCCAGGCCCTGGAGGTCCGGTAGATATCATACCCCCCCCCTCCAAGGGCCAGGATCCTGGGCGAGAACTCCAGGAAACCCTTGATGGCTTTCATGTATCCGTTATTGGTGAGCTTCAGGTGGGTAAGGGGATCCGAGACAAGGACATCGGCGCCCAGGACGGCCAGGACGGTATCAGGAGAAAAGGATGAGAGGAGCGGAGGGACGACGGCGTCGAACACAAAGGCATAGACCTCGTCGTCCGTACTCTCCTCGAGAGGAACGTTCACCGTGTAGCCCTTGCCCTTTTCCCGGCCCGTCTCCGTCTCAAACCCGGACCAGGGGTAAAGCTTTTTTCCGGTTTCATGGAGAGAGATGAACAGGACCCGCGGATCCTCGTAAAAGGCCTCCTGGACGCCGTTTCCGTGGTGGGCGTCCAGGTCCAGGTAAGCAATTTTCATGTCCGGATGGCTCTCCAGGGCGTCCTTCAGGGCTATGACGATATCGTTGATGTAACAGAATCCCTCGGCATGATCAGGCATCCCGTGATGGAAACCACCCAAGGGGTGGAAGGCCACCTGGATTTCTCCTCCATTGAGTCTTCGGACGGCCTCGAGGGTCCCTCCCGCCGCCTTGAGGGACCATTCGTAGATCCCCTGGAGAATGGGGGTGTCTTCTGTCCCCAGACCCCTGGAGAGCATATCCAGGCTTACCTTTCCGGCGCTGGCCTCTTTTAAAAGCGCAAGATAGGCAGGGTCGTGAAAGGAGGTCAAATACTTTTCCTCAATGGTGTCCGGTTCAAAAACACTCATCCAGGGATGATTCATGACGCCGTAACGGGAACACAACTCGTAAGTCTTCGACGCCCGTTCTGGTTTGAAAGGATGATCCGGGCCGAAATCGAACCGGGCCATTTCGCTGGAATAAACAAAGAGGGATTGAAATGGGTGGTCATTATGGAGATCCAATCTCTGCTCCTGGTGACCGTTTTTACCGATGGCGCATGGAGAAAAAACGGAAATAGTTCAGAGAAATCCTAGCAGATAAGAAAAAGGGGGGTCAATGAAAAAGCACGATATGAACCTTCGGTCTTCAGGCTTGATCGATACGGACCTCGAGGCCTCCCCTTGAACCGGCAGAATCAGGGTCTCTGGAGTTCCGCCGACCCATCGGTCTCATCCGCAAAGGACCGACGGACCCGCTTTATGGGACGGATGCCCTTGTGGCGAGGGGTCTGCCGGCATTCGTCTCCACCGCTCCGCCAAAAAGGTCGAAAATGATCATTCCCCGCTTCCGAAATTTGAGAATACGGGCAAAACTCGTCACTGTCACACTTTTCCTGGTACTGGTCCCCCTTCTCTGCGTGGCCTACCTTGCCATGGACCGATTCGGGAAAGCACTGCGCGGCGCTGCTGAGGAAGACCTGGAACACCTTGTCAGAAACATCTACTCCATGTGCAAGATCCACCGGGAAATAGTCCAGCGCGAGGTCGGCCGGAATATCCGTGTGGCGAGACATGTTCTCGCCCGAAGAGGCCAGATTCGCCTCTTTGAAGACGAGAAGATCCACTTTACGGCGGTGGACCCGTTCACCCTAAAAAAGGCCCTCCTTACTATTCCCCTATTGAAGGCCGGTGACACCCCATTGACCGGGGATACATCCTTTGTAGAAGAAGTCCGGAAATTAACGGGTGGAACCTGCGGACTTTATCAGCGAATCCGGGAAGACCGTTTTCTCTGCATTTCGAGCACTCTTAAAGACATTAAGGGCAGGCAGATCACCGGTACCATTCTTCTTCCAGATAGTCCCGCTGTTCAAGCCCTCTTGTCCGGGAACCCGTACCGGGGCCGGGCCCGCATCTCGGGCGAATGGTACCTCACGGCCTATGACCCCATCCTGGGACCGGGCGGTTCTGTTATCGGGGCCTTCTCCGTGGGAGTGAAGGAACAAGGGACTGAATCCCTCAAGGCCGAAATCCGTGGCATTCGGGTGGGTAAAACGGGTTACGCCTATATCATGGACAGCAGTGGCGTGTTGAAGATCCATCCGGCCAAAGAGGGCGAAAATATCATCCATTCCAAGGATTCTTCCGGGTTTGAATACATCCGCGCCATGATCCAGGAATCCATCCATCTCCCCCAGGGGGCGGTGGGCACTATCCGTTACCCCTGGGTCAATCCGGAACTCGGCGAAACGGAACCGAGGCAGAAGATAACCAAGTACATGTACTTCAAGCCCTGGGGCTGGATCATCGCGGCTGGGACTTACGAAGAGGAGATCTACCAAGATCTCAGCGATACAGAGAGATTCATAGGCTTGATGGTTCTCTTGGGCGTGGTCTTGGTGCTGTTCCTGACCTTGTCCCTTTCAAAGGTCCTGACAAGACCGATTCAGGAACTAACAGAGGTGACCACCAGGATGGTGGAAGGAGATCTCTCCCAAAGGGTCAAAGTGCGCGGAGGGGATGAAATCGGTGTCCTCGGCACCTCCTTCAACCGAATGATCAGTCAGATCCAGCATTACACATCAAACCTGGAAAAGATGGTGGATGCCCGCACCAGGGAACTCAAGGAATCCAGGGAACGCTACCGCGAACTCACCCGCTTCCTGAACAGCATCCTTGACAGCGCCACAGAGTATGCCATCATCGCCGTCGATTTCCACGGCACCATCATGGAGTTCAATAAGGGGGCTGAAAAACTTTTCGGGTGGAAAAAGGACGACGTCCTTCATAAAAAAAATATCACTATTACCCTCACCCCGGAGGACGTGGCCAGGGGCATGCCGGCCATCATGTCCAAACGGGCCCGCAGCGAGGGAATCTGTGAACTG
The sequence above is a segment of the Deltaproteobacteria bacterium genome. Coding sequences within it:
- a CDS encoding acetoin utilization protein AcuC, which gives rise to MDLHNDHPFQSLFVYSSEMARFDFGPDHPFKPERASKTYELCSRYGVMNHPWMSVFEPDTIEEKYLTSFHDPAYLALLKEASAGKVSLDMLSRGLGTEDTPILQGIYEWSLKAAGGTLEAVRRLNGGEIQVAFHPLGGFHHGMPDHAEGFCYINDIVIALKDALESHPDMKIAYLDLDAHHGNGVQEAFYEDPRVLFISLHETGKKLYPWSGFETETGREKGKGYTVNVPLEESTDDEVYAFVFDAVVPPLLSSFSPDTVLAVLGADVLVSDPLTHLKLTNNGYMKAIKGFLEFSPRILALGGGGYDIYRTSRAWTLAWGLLNNVEPVDEFSGLVGGMMFGPESEVGSLYDRPFLVQGEAKERAFEEARRVVAYIRKEIFPLHGI
- a CDS encoding Cache 3/Cache 2 fusion domain-containing protein, translating into MIIPRFRNLRIRAKLVTVTLFLVLVPLLCVAYLAMDRFGKALRGAAEEDLEHLVRNIYSMCKIHREIVQREVGRNIRVARHVLARRGQIRLFEDEKIHFTAVDPFTLKKALLTIPLLKAGDTPLTGDTSFVEEVRKLTGGTCGLYQRIREDRFLCISSTLKDIKGRQITGTILLPDSPAVQALLSGNPYRGRARISGEWYLTAYDPILGPGGSVIGAFSVGVKEQGTESLKAEIRGIRVGKTGYAYIMDSSGVLKIHPAKEGENIIHSKDSSGFEYIRAMIQESIHLPQGAVGTIRYPWVNPELGETEPRQKITKYMYFKPWGWIIAAGTYEEEIYQDLSDTERFIGLMVLLGVVLVLFLTLSLSKVLTRPIQELTEVTTRMVEGDLSQRVKVRGGDEIGVLGTSFNRMISQIQHYTSNLEKMVDARTRELKESRERYRELTRFLNSILDSATEYAIIAVDFHGTIMEFNKGAEKLFGWKKDDVLHKKNITITLTPEDVARGMPAIMSKRARSEGICELEMIRIRKGNEYFPAHTSVTAIKDPDGRTTGFLEIIRDLTRRKSLEKELRETKEFLENIMESSVDGIVTTDLKGKITYLNRAMEEMIQYRREEILGQHISTVYVRGIQEARDIMALLKARERAENYEMEVKRKDGEILVIQNSLFLVRDEEGKLVGTAGIFKDVTEKKRLEAKLKAAQVRLVEASKMRALGELVAGVAHELNNPLMASKTILHVILKNIKEECRERERLELIKKCNDRIERIVEHLREFSRQTKPRFQELDVNLPIENALMITGQQLLNHGIAIERKLSNDLPRIWGDSNQLEQVFLNLISNARDAMDEAEGNNRKLTIVSTLVEEENKPWVLVSVRDTGVGIPRENLDKILEPFFTTKPVGKGTGLGLSLCFGIVETHGGRIEVESELGLGTEVKIYLPVYDP
- the acs gene encoding acetate--CoA ligase codes for the protein MLGEKGSVESVYMEKRVFEPAEDFVKHANINSEEDYFKMYQRSIEDPHGFWGEMAEKFIDWFKKWDGPVEEFSFEDDIFIRYFAGGKLNVTYNCLDRHLKTWRKNKAALIFQGEPLEESRTLTYKQLHREVCKFANVLKKLGVKKGDRVAIYLPMILELPVAMLACARIGAVHSIVFGGFSPDALRDRILDCGAETLVTSNWYWRAGRTIPAKANADTALEGCPGIKRCIVVNRIDKETPMKEGRDLWWHELMAEASPYCEPEWMDAEDPLFILYTSGSTGKPKGVLHTTAGYLLYTMVTLKYCFDLKDEDVWWCTADIGWVTGHSYIVYGPLGLGATSIVFESVPNYPEPDRFWEVVERYGVNIFYTAPTAIRACMKNGDQWPNRRDLSSLRLLGSVGEPINPEAWMWYYSVIGKERCPIVDTWWQTETGGFMIASIPGAFKMKPGSASRPFFGVQPVILRADGTEAEVNEGGHLYIRRAWPGMMRTVYGNPERFKEQYFVQTPGLYFSGDGARKDEDGFYWIMGRVDDVINVSGHRLGTAEIESALVAHEAIAEAAVVGFPHELKGQGIYVFVTLKDGFKPSEELKKALVAHIRSEIGPIASPDKLQFAPGLPKTRSGKIMRRILRKIAEGAVHELGDTSTLAEPEVVDKLVEGRL